From a single Brassica oleracea var. oleracea cultivar TO1000 chromosome C5, BOL, whole genome shotgun sequence genomic region:
- the LOC106344059 gene encoding U-box domain-containing protein 45-like — MDANEVEENFFAPGDAKVHGEMCNALSVIYCKIMSIFPSLEDARPRSKSGIQALCSLHVILEKVKNILHHCTESSKLYLAITGDSVVLKFDKAKSSLIDSLRRVEDIVQQSLGSQIMEILMELEKTQFTFDPLEKEISDQIIGLLQQGGNFESSSDNNELEVFHQAATRLGITSSRAALTERRCLKKLIERARMEDDKRKESIVAYLLHLMRKYSKLFRSEIWDDNDSQGSSSLPCSPTIQGSLDDPPGRAFDRQLSKLSSFNFRPCNNNRRSSVQMSVPPEELRCPISLQLMYDPVIIASGQTYERICIGKWFSDGHNTCPKTQQQLSHLCLTPNYCVKALISSWCEQNGVQVPDGPPESLDLNYWRLALSVSESTRTAKGVGSCKFKDVKVFPLEESGTIKEEPYESEYQEAEVTLVQQCTELLTTLSEVDNLRKKCRVVEQIRVLLKDDEEARILMGGNGCVEALLQFLGAALHEKNDPAQKVGAMALFNLAVDNKRNKELMLVSGIIPLLEEILCNPHSHGSVTALYLNLSCLEDAKPIIGSSLAVPFMVNLLWTETETQCKVDALHALFHLSTYPPNIPCLLSADIVNALQSLTVNDDQRWTEKSLAVLLNLVLNEAGKDEMVSVPGLVSNVATVLDTGEPNEQEQAVSLLLILCNHSEICSQMVLQEGVIPSLVSISVNGTQRGRERAQKLLTLFRELRQRDQTHLTTEPHAEVTSREEGGFSVAAAVVTESKPQCKSGPRKKMRRAFSFLWKTKSFSVYQC, encoded by the exons ATGGATGCTAATGAAGTTGAAGAAAATTTCTTTGCCCCTGGCGATGCCAAG GTACACGGAGAAATGTGCAATGCCCTTTCAGTGATCTACTGCAAGATAATGTCTATTTTCCCGTCGCTCGAAGATGCTCGGCCGAGAAGCAAATCTGGAATTCAAGCTTTGTGTTCACTTCACGTGATTTTAGAAAAAGTGAAAAACATTCTACACCATTGCACTGAATCTAGTAAACTATATTTG GCTATAACAGGAGATTCAGTAGTTTTAAAATTTGACAAGGCCAAATCTTCTCTTATAGATAGCCTTAGGCGTGTTGAAGACATAGTCCAACAGTCCCTTGGCTCTCAG ATTATGGAGATTTTGATGGAACTAGAGAAAACTCAGTTCACATTTGATCCATTAGAGAAGGAGATCAGCGATCAAATCATTGGATTGCTACAACAAGGAGGCAACTTCGAAAGCTCATCAGACAATAATGAGCTTGAGGTTTTCCATCAAGCTGCTACTAGACTAGGTATCACTTCTTCAAGAGCAGCTCTAACAGAGCGAAGATGCCTCAAGAAACTCATTGAAAGGGCAAGAATGGAAGATGACAAGAGGAAAGAATCAATAGTAGCTTACCTGTTACATCTCATGAGAAAATACTCAAAGCTATTCAGAAGTGAGATATGGGATGACAACGATTCACAAGGTAGTAGCTCATTGCCTTGTTCACCGACCATTCAGGGCTCTCTTGATGATCCCCCTGGCCGTGCTTTCGACCGGCAGCTGTCAAAACTGAGTTCATTCAACTTCAGACCTTGTAATAACAACAGGAGATCTTCAGTACAGATGTCTGTTCCTCCAGAAGAACTGAGGTGTCCTATATCATTACAGCTTATGTATGATCCTGTTATCATCGCCTCTGGACAAACGTATGAGAGAATCTGTATTGGGAAATGGTTTAGTGATGGACACAACACATGTCCCAAAACACAGCAGCAGCTCTCTCATCTCTGCTTGACTCCTAACTACTGTGTCAAGGCTCTAATCTCGAGTTGGTGTGAACAGAATGGCGTTCAAGTCCCTGATGGACCTCCTGAGTCTCTAGACCTTAACTACTGGAGGCTGGCATTGTCTGTGTCCGAGTCCACGAGAACAGCCAAAGGTGTTGGCTCTTGTAAGTTTAAGGATGTGAAGGTGTTTCCTCTGGAAGAAAGTGGAACTATTAAAGAGGAACCATATGAATCTGAATACCAAGAAGCTGAAGTTACTCTTGTTCAACAATGTACAGAGTTGTTGACCACTTTGAGTGAAGTGGATAATTTAAGGAAGAAGTGCAGAGTTGTTGAGCAAATAAGAGTATTGCTAAAAGATGATGAGGAGGCCAGGATTCTGATGGGGGGAAATGGTTGTGTTGAAGCTTTGCTTCAGTTTCTTGGAGCAGCTCTCCATGAAAAGAATGATCCAGCTCAGAAAGTTGGAGCCATGGCGCTCTTTAACTTGGCTGTGGACAACAAAAG GAACAAGGAGTTGATGCTAGTATCAGGAATCATTCCTCTACTGGAGGAAATACTATGTAACCCACATTCACATGGTTCAGTGACAGCACTATATCTGAACCTCTCTTGTCTTGAAGATGCAAAACCCATCATAGGTTCGAGTCTTGCAGTTCCTTTCATGGTGAATCTTCTTTGGACTGAGACTGAAACTCAATGCAAAGTTGACGCCCTTCACGCTCTTTTTCACCTCTCCACCTACCCTCCAAACATTCCTTGCCTTCTATCAGCTGACATCGTCAACGCTCTTCAATCACTCACCGTCAATGATGACCAAAGATGGACAGAGAAGTCCCTAGCTGTCTTGTTAAATCTTGTTTTGAACGAGGCAGGAAAAGACGAGATGGTTTCAGTACCTGGACTTGTGAGCAACGTCGCCACTGTTCTTGATACTGGTGAACCAAATGAGCAAGAACAAGCAGTTTCTTTGCTTTTGATATTGTGCAACCATAGTGAGATTTGTAGCCAGATGGTTTTACAAGAAGGAGTGATACCTTCTTTGGTGTCTATCTCCGTAAACGGGACTCAACGTGGAAGAGAGAGGGCGCAGAAGCTGCTGACGCTATTTAGGGAACTGAGGCAGAGGGATCAAACTCATCTTACAACAGAACCGCATGCAGAGGTGACAAGCCGGGAAGAGGGTGGATTCTCTGTAGCTGCAGCCGTTGTAACAGAGTCGAAACCGCAGTGTAAGTCAGGCCCAAGAAAAAAAATGAGAAGAGCATTCAGTTTTCTATGGAAGACCAAGAGCTTCTCAGTCTACCAATGCTGA
- the LOC106294967 gene encoding uncharacterized protein LOC106294967 produces the protein MPPSPALRCSPGRGLPGNKHRRGHSIEYGILFRDKDEDLTLFNELQDKERDDFLLHSSDDLEDVFSTKLKHFSEFNIPVQGESSRLLTAEGDKNDYDWLLTPPDTPLFPSLDDEPPAASVGRIGRPQSQISLSRSSTMEKMEKRRRSSRGSASPNRLSTSPCGDNMQQTRGRPSSARHPSPASGPRSVTPPVRRISPSPGKPSRSSTPTSRRMSTGSTTTIASPALRGTSPVRTSSRGNSASPKVKVWQSNIPGFSLDAPPNLRTSLGDRPASYVRGSSPASRNGRDAAASTRSRQSVSPSASRSVSSSHSHERDRLSSHSKGSVASSGDADLQSLQSIPVRSSEPAVSKRASLSPNSRNSRSSKLQSPGSAPRRPFESALRQMDHPKSHHSMFRPLASSLPSTGIYSGKGSSSYHHLMLRHSSPTVGSHSSSSQVTGFVPDTKGSDPIPVVQSEVENLDHPDKHGQVNAFGMVDLLNEGSRHESYISDQLGDLDQSQAVECESSVNEEASHHVSDVENTSTLGSHHLRNDSLEEVGLETMEVCVRCGSHYRVTEETRSEINICPDCREEHNFVETDPSGTTRALDGNFLKQPHDIFDEKESFVDTSPAIDVLESLPDAMVEAEILKTGENIGQCGDSYEQEHNNLRESPLSRALVVETLDHQDEFQSSTSLSHTGTTDTQLSEKHHDLKIGASEVRGVPLLIKRSVSMKSPITKANNSSGLTRSYEGFSYLRDISISLRSSTETTSASSSWDYGSSIRKGSHVRHQSGSTLDMETHRYDTNSKSLSSMSSSSGVSSHTCKALNVMPADSFEVSASQTPDETHQESHPELQETNVMNADFGEDDGGSIGLSTKVVGALAEHKLVITDNEFCEEGDGDGDDIANNVIKIEIGESPAHVRSTSEIGALPVTDDQSELQEKDGNESPRHCSSTMTAAEIEFESCALETHGLGVHDEILESEECNLNAVDDCSEKSMGHASVDHHNSLAPVNEFLDESTVIVECPGGKETKSLTLEEATDTILFCSSIVHDLVYEAATIAMDKTKNVPVEQELLHPTVTVLGKSNANRFSSYGRGGGTKEKKKQSSKARRKLQRETEEKTEVDIENDENASEAAAMMSNVGVPPPPSKGESLKPPPKLENKCNCSIM, from the exons ATGCCTCCTTCCCCGGCATTGAGATGCTCTCCTGGCAGGGGGCTACCAGGGAACAAACATAGACGAGGACACAGCATTGAGTACGGGATACTGTTCAGAGATAAAGACGAAGATCTTACGCTCTTTAATGAGTTGCAAGACAAAGAACGTGATGATTTCTTGCTTCACTCATCTGATGATCTTGAAGATGTATTTT CTACAAAACTGAAGCACTTTTCAGAGTTCAACATTCCTGTTCAAGGAGAGAGTAGCAGATTGCTGACTGCAGAAGGAGATAAAAACGACTATGATTG GTTGCTGACGCCTCCAGACACACCACTTTTTCCTTCTTTGGATGACGAACCGCCTGCAGCTAGTGTTGGGAGGATAGGGAGACCGCAGAGTCAGATTTCATTATCCAGATCTTCCACG ATGGAGAAGATGGAGAAGAGACGCCGTAGTAGTAGGGGCAGTGCAAGCCCAAATCGCCTAAGCACATCACCTTGTGGTGACAACATGCAGCAGACAAGGGGAAGGCCATCTTCAGCACGCCATCCTAGTCCCGCTTCTGGTCCAAGATCAGTTACCCCACCAGTTAGGAGGATTTCTCCTAGTCCAGGGAAACCCTCAAGATCTTCGACCCCAACTTCCCGAAGGATGAGCACTGGGTCAACAACCACCATTGCATCTCCAGCTCTCAGGGGCACTTCTCCTGTCAGAACTAGTAGTCGTGGCAACTCTGCTTCACCCAAAGTAAAAGTGTGGCAGTCAAACATTCCTGGTTTCTCCTTGGACGCACCACCTAATCTCAGAACTTCTTTGGGTGATCGACCGGCTTCCTATGTAAGAGGTTCGTCACCAGCTTCCAGGAATGGCAGGGATGCTGCAGCCTCGACACGCAGCAGACAATCTGTTTCTCCTAGTGCTTCCAGAAGTGTCAGTTCATCTCACAGTCATGAGCGTGACAGGCTTAGTTCTCATAGTAAAGGCTCTGTAGCATCATCCGGAGATGCTGATCTCCAATCTTTACAGTCTATTCCAGTGCGTAGCTCAGAGCCTGCAGTTTCAAAGAGAGCTAGCCTTTCTCCAAATAGTAGAAATTCGAGATCTTCAAAATTGCAGTCGCCTGGTTCAGCACCAAGAAGACCGTTTGAGTCTGCTCTTCGTCAAATGGATCATCCTAAAAGCCATCATAGCATGTTTAGGCCTCTTGCTTCTAGCCTTCCTAGCACAGGCATCTATTCGGGGAAAGGTAGTTCGTCTTACCATCACTTAATGTTAAGACATTCTTCTCCAACGGTGGGGAGCCATTCAAGTTCTAGCCAAGTTACAGGGTTCGTGCCAGATACTAAAGGGAGTGATCCAATCCCTGTTGTCCAGTCTGAAGTTGAAAATTTGGATCATCCTGATAAACATGGACAAGTTAATGCCTTTGGGATGGTAGATCTATTAAATGAAGGTAGCAGACATGAGAGTTATATCAGTGATCAGCTTGGTGATTTGGATCAAAGTCAGGCTGTTGAATGCGAGTCTAGTGTGAATGAGGAGGCCAGCCACCATGTTTCTGATGTTGAAAACACTTCGACTCTTGGTAGTCATCATCTACGCAATGACTCTTTAGAGGAGGTCGGTCTTGAAACTATGGAGGTGTGTGTTAGATGTGGCTCCCACTATCGTGTCACTGAAGAAACTAGAAGCGAGATAAATATTTGTCCAGATTGCAGGGAGGAACACAATTTTGTGGAAACAGATCCCTCTGGAACAACAAGAGCTCTTGATGGAAACTTCCTGAAACAGCCTCACGATATTTTTGATGAAAAAGAGTCTTTTGTTGACACAAGTCCTGCCATAGATGTGCTAGAATCTCTGCCTGATGCTATGGTTGAGGCAGAAATCTTAAAGACGGGAGAAAACATTGGGCAGTGTGGTGATTCCTACGAGCAAGAACATAATAATTTGCGCGAGAGCCCTCTTTCCAGGGCTTTGGTTGTAGAGACACTCGATCACCAGGATGAATTTCAGTCTTCCACTAGTCTATCACATACAGGCACAACAGATACTCAGCTTTCTGAGAAGCATCATGATCTGAAGATTGGTGCTTCAGAAGTTAGGGGGGTTCCTTTGCTTATAAAGAGATCGGTTAGTATGAAGTCACCCATTACTAAAGCTAATAACTCCAGTGGTCTTACCAGATCATACGAGGGCTTTTCTTATTTAAGGGATATAAGTATAAGTCTCAGAAGCTCCACAGAAACTACATCTGCATCTTCATCTTGGGATTATGGTTCCTCTATAAGAAAGGGAAGCCATGTACGACATCAAAGCGGGAGCACACTTGACATGGAAACTCATAGGTATGATACCAACTCGAAGTCCCTGAGCAGCATGTCTTCTTCATCTGGCGTGTCAAGCCACACCTGCAAGGCTCTAAATGTCATGCCAGCTGACAGTTTTGAAGTTTCTGCTTCCCAAACACCCGATGAAACTCATCAAGAATCTCATCCTGAGCTCCAAGAAACCAATGTGATGAATGCTGATTTTGGTGAAGATGATGGTGGATCAATTGGTCTTTCCACCAAGGTAGTTGGTGCTCTAGCAGAGCATAAGCTGGTGATAACTGACAATGAATTTTGTGAAGAAGGAGATGGAGATGGAGATGATATAGCCAATAATGTGATTAAAATAGAGATAGGCGAATCACCAGCACATGTAAGGAGCACATCAGAGATAGGAGCATTACCTGTCACTGATGATCAATCTGAGCTGCAAGAAAAGGATGGAAACGAATCTCCTCGCCACTGTTCTTCCACCATGACAGCCGCAGAAATAGAATTCGAGAGTTGTGCACTCGAAACGCATGGTTTAGGGGTTCATGATGAGATCCTAGAGTCGGAGGAGTGCAACCTAAATGCAGTGGATGATTGCTCCGAGAAGAGTATGGGACATGCTTCTGTTGATCACCACAACTCCTTGGCTCCTGTAAACGAATTTTTAG ATGAGTCGACCGTGATTGTGGAGTGTCCAGGTGGAAAAGAGACGAAGAGCCTCACTCTCGAAGAAGCCACTGATACAATACTGTTCTGCAGCTCCATTGTTCATGATTTAGTTTACGAAGCCGCAACAATAGCAATGGATAAAACAAAGAATGTGCCGGTGGAACAAGAATTGTTGCATCCAACAGTGACAGTACTTGGAAAGTCGAATGCCAACAGGTTTAGTAGTTATGGACGAGGTGGTGGGACAAAGGAGAAGAAGAAACAGAGTTCTAAAGCTAGACGGAAATTGCAAAGGGAGACAGAGGAGAAAACAGAGGTGGATATAGAGAATGATGAAAATGCAAGTGAAGCAGCAGCGATGATGAGTAACGTTGGAGTTCCTCCTCCTCCTAGTAAAGGAGAGAGTCTGAAACCTCCTCCCAAGCTGGAGAACAAATGCAATTGCTCCATAATGTGA